One genomic region from Argentina anserina chromosome 2, drPotAnse1.1, whole genome shotgun sequence encodes:
- the LOC126785136 gene encoding probable 1-acyl-sn-glycerol-3-phosphate acyltransferase 5, with product MEVQRPSNNAMKARHLTPLRAVRGVVCLLVLILTAFMMLVYFGVPGAVMVRFFSIPYSRRVTSVFFGAWIALWPVLFEKINGTKVIFSGETVPRGERILLISNHRTEVDWMYLWDLALRKGHQGFIKYILKSSLMKLPVFGWSFHILEFISVERKWEVDEPNMRQMLSTLNDPEDSLWLALFPEGTDFTEQKCIRNQKYAAEHGLPVLKHVLLPKTKGLCACLEELRGSLDAVYDVTIGYKPSSPTFFDNASGVNPSEVHMHVRRIPLEDMPTSEDEVTTWIMNTFHFKDQLLSDFYAQGHFPHEGTEGELSTLKCLVNFIAVIIATATCTYLTLFSSIWFKIYVSSVCAYLTSATYFNIRPLPVVSLLKGLFNCKPS from the exons ATGGAAGTTCAAAGGCCTTCAAATAATGCCATGAAGGCCCGTCATTTAACTCCACTAAGAGCAGTTCGGGGTGTGGTTTGCTTACTTGTGCTCATTCTGACTGCATTCATGATGTTAGTGTATTTTGGTGTCCCGGGCGCTGTTATGGTTAGATTTTTCAGCATACCTTACAGTAGAAGAGTAACGTCTGTCTTCTTTGGTGCTTGGATAGCTTTATGGCCTGTTCtttttgaaaagataaacggGACTAAAGTTATTTTTTCTGGAGAAACCGTTCCCAGAGGGGAACGCATTTTGCTCATTTCAAATCATAGAACTGAGGTGGATTGGATGTACCTGTGGGATCTGGCATTGCGCAAAGGACACCAGGGGTTCATAAAGTATATCCTTAAAAGTAGTTTAATGAAACTTCCTGTGTTTGGTTGGTCGTTCCACATATTGGAGTTCATTTCTGTGGAGAGAAAGTGGGAGGTCGATGAACCAAATATGCGCCAGATGCTTTCAACTTTAAATGATCCTGAAGACTCTCTCTGGCTTGCTCTTTTCCCAGAAGGAACAGATTTCAC GGAGCAGAAGTGCATCCGTAATCAGAAATATGCTGCTGAACATGGCTTACCCGTATTAAAGCATGTCTTGCTTCCAAAAACAAAGGGATTATGTGCCTGTTTAGAAGAGTTGAGGGGATCTTTGGATGCAG TGTATGATGTGACTATTGGATACAAGCCTAGTAGTCCGACTTTCTTTGACAATGCCTCTGGGGTGAACCCTTCTGAAGTTCATATGCACGTCCGACGTATCCCACTTGAAGATATGCCCACATCTGAAGATGAGGTTACAACTTGGATAATGAATACATTTCATTTCAAGGACCAATTGCTCTCTGATTTTTATGCTCAAGGTCATTTTCCGCATGAAGGAACAGAAGGTGAACTCTCTACCCTGAAGTGCCTTGTCAATTTTATAGCAGTAATTATTGCGACTGCAACATGTACGTACTTAACCCTTTTCTCGTCCATCTGGTTTAAGATATATGTCTCCTCCGTTTGTGCATATCTCACATCGGCTACTTACTTCAATATTCGACCATTGCCTGTTGTTAGCCTTTTAAAAGGTTTGTTTAATTGTAAACCGTCTTAG